From Hydra vulgaris chromosome 15, alternate assembly HydraT2T_AEP, one genomic window encodes:
- the LOC136092145 gene encoding uncharacterized protein LOC136092145, with amino-acid sequence MTDSNTYNQESNFNEIVELERQINGRASYKKATIESIETIKRMVANKEKNVDISQATGLSLRTVQNWVMKLSNNPDAKPKKRGPVAKINTDRRREIELFVSANDETGFNLHQSRHHGYALSGITPYITVPTQRRRNISLICAISVEGIISFQMKVGSFDAVSTKEWIENSLIPALNNRRYIIIMDNARFHHSAIVTSAIQNGMCVVHFLPPYSPQLNPIEELFGVIKNRYNRIIPRPATTGDMEMEISNILLTSRNKSLQGFYTHA; translated from the coding sequence atgaCAGATTCAAATACATATAATCAAGaatcaaattttaatgaaatagttGAGTTAGAGAGGCAAATCAATGGTCGTGCTTCTTATAAGAAAGCAACTATTGAAAGCATTGAAACAATAAAGAGGATGGTagctaataaagaaaaaaacgttGATATTTCACAAGCTACTGGGCTTTCTTTAAGAACAGTCCAAAATTGGGTAATGAAACTTTCAAATAATCCCGATGCTAAACCAAAAAAACGTGGACCTGTTGCGAAGATTAATACTGACCGTAGAAGAGAAATTGAACTGTTTGTATCGGCAAATGATGAAACCGGTTTTAACCTTCATCAATCAAGACATCATGGATATGCATTAAGTGGGATTACACCTTATATCACTGTACCAACACAAAGGAGAAGAAATATAAGCCTTATATGTGCTATTTCCGTAGAAGGTATTATATCATTTCAAATGAAAGTAGGATCTTTTGATGCTGTCAGTACGAAAGAATGGATTGAAAATTCATTGATTCCAGCCCTAAATAATCGAAGGTATATTATCATTATGGATAATGCTCGATTTCATCATTCAGCTATTGTAACTTCTGCAATTCAAAATGGAATGTGTGTTGTTCACTTTCTCCCACCCTATAGTCCGCAACTTAATCCCATTGAAGAGCTTTTTGgggtaataaaaaatagatacaaTAGAATTATTCCAAGACCAGCAACAACGGGGGATATGGAAATGGAAATAtcaaatattcttttaacaTCTCGTAATAAATCACTACAAGGATTTTATACACATGCGTGA